One Candidatus Korarchaeum sp. DNA segment encodes these proteins:
- a CDS encoding S8 family serine peptidase, giving the protein MRAAYAALLILLLALPSLAVAAFPQKPQLPSKEEKPSIPSRVTRGWAYVNLLSKKDALKHYLQGLEYRVKALQKLGMKGDEIPVRVIVRSEEDYRNKVKPLGKAGKELILSREELPKEMRNLSSERAVSVTMMLSVDDLSKLEELYRANVVLDYVVKLPMEVPDVKKLHSKVPEEDKGKELDMIAVREIIRASVVEQQLGITGDGVRVAVVDTGVDYSHPDLREALEYVSWTEGGFTYIEPLVLDADESEVLTDFYTGGAVGGYLEIPQGTFSGVIISDSYVPVDISGEYFVGGIPSVSGNYKLGATYDLVYGVYKVLLTDSSSAGFYDTVIIDWDGDNDFTDEHSANLVYTYSGDRITYYDANGNGEYDDKDVTLGVIGGFFFDLGYWFGGGFLNGWDPDGNYLSFFYDFYGHGTSCAGAIAGRGMFTFPGVAPAAKIVGIKSLFFGNTELGMLWAAGFDVSLQGEVYYNPSGAGVVDGVRAHIISNSWGVSFHYYDWFGFGYDYMSMLENALTVPGYLDPSFPGVTVVHAAGNGGAGYGTVTAPGAASGVITVGASTNFVSLGMINFPTYGTHYDQVIYFSARGPTLTGEVKPDVVNVGAWAITVAPLFGNGWTIFGGTSLATPLTAGVLALVKEANRDITDPRMMKTILMSTATNLNYNALVQGAGRVDAYAATLLALRMKGEGSGIAEKTFYVSTGYTSAREREVLARAWKLNFDDDSYPWEISNVNFWLLVWYYVHLTPSSPEIPIGLNDPTGGLFLGRVTPGATITFDFKIESPENNPSSSYSIRALRFSHQATTSFTLKSIPSYARAYYVLGPAANFATTQLMRVSAVMSYASFDPEDDYVSDGYFYLYVFDWVDANGNKQIEYGELQRMNYAVNTGTTNEVLVSDPGTVARPGSYLVVGVLNRFPRNIDLSVRVSRFALATDTAATFTPASGSLNEGESVTVTGRLKASTINGVNEGLIEVNFGDFTKVIPYSYVVYSPLTASVTLTPGASETRLYDPGAVRGLFDWDWRYEAGDWRVYYVSVSDPKATALEVTFRWQKPKSNLYVMVLGPDGQFAGYNFGQGVGQHWWIGGGVFVWENVGSVNDKVAKNFAAVDYVMWGGEYANKIELNGPGVYTIYVHNVLYDNYPSTFEPIVGQVRLMKSTKVLPGQMLAMVGKPASFYTSLVLTPYKTAPPMPGWSSYEIYAYAEFPIEVTPDTVTSTSSVSVVNTYPPMMIYSSGWAISPSLAAVLFECSLPQLQVNYRYYNEFNIDVYGYYWPFYDWTKVVAYYKISPGE; this is encoded by the coding sequence ATGAGGGCTGCATATGCCGCGCTTCTCATACTCCTGCTCGCGTTACCCTCCCTGGCAGTGGCAGCCTTCCCTCAGAAGCCGCAGCTACCCTCCAAGGAGGAGAAACCGAGCATCCCATCTAGGGTGACGAGGGGATGGGCCTACGTGAACCTGCTGAGTAAGAAGGACGCGTTAAAGCACTACTTACAGGGTTTGGAGTACAGGGTGAAGGCTCTGCAGAAGCTCGGGATGAAGGGGGACGAGATACCGGTTAGAGTGATCGTGAGGAGCGAGGAGGATTACAGGAACAAGGTGAAGCCCCTCGGGAAGGCTGGGAAGGAGCTGATCCTATCTAGAGAGGAGCTACCGAAGGAGATGAGGAACCTATCGAGTGAGAGAGCGGTATCGGTCACGATGATGCTATCGGTAGACGATCTGAGCAAGTTGGAGGAGCTTTACAGGGCTAACGTGGTCCTGGATTACGTGGTGAAGTTACCCATGGAGGTTCCTGACGTTAAGAAGCTCCACAGCAAGGTGCCTGAGGAGGACAAGGGGAAGGAGCTAGATATGATAGCCGTGAGGGAGATAATAAGGGCTAGCGTCGTCGAGCAGCAGCTCGGCATAACTGGCGACGGAGTCAGGGTGGCCGTGGTGGATACAGGAGTGGATTACAGCCACCCGGACCTGAGGGAAGCGTTGGAGTACGTCAGTTGGACGGAGGGTGGTTTCACCTACATAGAGCCTCTGGTGTTAGATGCGGATGAGAGCGAAGTGCTGACCGACTTCTACACCGGAGGAGCGGTAGGAGGATACCTGGAGATCCCCCAGGGCACTTTCAGTGGCGTGATAATAAGCGATTCCTACGTACCCGTGGACATAAGCGGTGAGTACTTCGTCGGAGGCATACCGTCTGTCAGCGGAAACTACAAGCTGGGAGCCACTTACGATCTGGTTTACGGTGTTTACAAGGTGCTCTTAACCGACAGTAGCTCAGCAGGGTTCTACGACACCGTTATAATCGACTGGGACGGGGACAACGACTTCACAGATGAGCACTCAGCTAACTTGGTCTACACCTACAGTGGCGACAGGATAACCTACTACGATGCGAACGGTAACGGCGAGTACGATGATAAGGATGTGACGCTCGGTGTGATAGGCGGCTTCTTCTTCGACCTCGGGTACTGGTTCGGTGGTGGCTTCCTGAACGGATGGGATCCTGATGGCAACTACCTCTCGTTCTTCTACGACTTTTACGGTCACGGGACGAGCTGCGCTGGAGCTATAGCTGGCAGAGGTATGTTTACATTTCCTGGAGTGGCGCCAGCTGCTAAGATAGTGGGCATCAAGTCGCTCTTCTTCGGAAACACAGAGTTGGGCATGCTCTGGGCCGCTGGCTTCGACGTAAGCCTACAGGGGGAGGTCTACTACAACCCGAGCGGAGCGGGCGTCGTGGATGGCGTCAGGGCTCACATAATAAGCAACAGCTGGGGAGTTAGCTTCCACTACTACGACTGGTTCGGCTTCGGTTATGACTATATGAGCATGCTTGAGAACGCTTTGACCGTGCCAGGCTACCTGGATCCGAGCTTCCCGGGCGTGACGGTGGTCCACGCTGCGGGTAACGGAGGGGCCGGCTACGGTACTGTGACGGCTCCCGGAGCGGCCTCCGGCGTCATAACGGTAGGCGCTTCGACAAACTTCGTCTCGCTGGGGATGATCAATTTCCCCACTTACGGTACGCACTACGATCAGGTGATCTACTTCAGCGCGAGAGGGCCCACGCTAACGGGCGAGGTGAAGCCCGACGTGGTTAACGTAGGGGCCTGGGCCATAACGGTAGCTCCTCTATTCGGAAATGGCTGGACTATATTCGGAGGGACTAGCTTAGCCACTCCACTGACCGCCGGAGTCCTAGCGCTGGTGAAGGAGGCTAATAGAGATATAACGGATCCCAGGATGATGAAGACCATACTGATGAGCACGGCGACTAACTTGAACTACAACGCCCTGGTGCAGGGAGCCGGAAGGGTCGATGCCTACGCAGCCACCCTGCTGGCTCTGAGGATGAAGGGAGAGGGCTCGGGCATCGCCGAGAAGACCTTCTACGTGAGCACGGGCTACACGTCAGCTAGGGAGCGTGAGGTCCTGGCGAGGGCTTGGAAGCTGAACTTCGATGATGACTCATACCCATGGGAAATAAGCAACGTCAACTTCTGGCTGCTAGTGTGGTACTACGTACATCTCACCCCATCATCTCCTGAGATACCGATCGGCCTCAATGACCCCACCGGAGGGTTGTTCCTGGGTAGGGTTACCCCAGGAGCCACTATAACATTCGACTTTAAGATAGAGAGCCCTGAGAACAATCCCTCCTCGAGCTACAGCATAAGGGCGTTGAGGTTCTCCCACCAAGCCACGACGAGCTTCACCCTCAAGTCCATACCCAGCTATGCGAGGGCTTACTACGTACTTGGGCCCGCTGCAAACTTCGCTACCACGCAGTTGATGAGGGTGAGCGCTGTCATGTCCTATGCAAGCTTCGATCCCGAGGACGACTATGTTTCCGATGGCTACTTCTACCTCTACGTCTTCGATTGGGTGGACGCTAACGGGAACAAGCAGATCGAGTACGGAGAGCTCCAGCGTATGAACTACGCTGTCAACACCGGAACTACCAACGAGGTGCTTGTCTCTGATCCCGGAACAGTAGCTAGACCCGGATCGTATCTCGTCGTCGGAGTACTCAACCGCTTCCCGAGGAACATAGATCTGAGCGTCAGGGTATCTAGGTTCGCCCTAGCCACTGACACCGCGGCTACCTTCACGCCGGCCTCAGGGAGTCTCAACGAAGGGGAAAGCGTCACCGTGACGGGGAGGCTGAAGGCTAGCACCATCAACGGGGTGAACGAGGGCCTGATAGAGGTTAACTTCGGCGACTTCACGAAGGTCATACCCTACAGCTACGTCGTCTACTCACCACTCACCGCTTCGGTCACCTTAACGCCCGGAGCTAGCGAGACCAGGCTGTACGATCCGGGAGCTGTGAGAGGTCTCTTCGACTGGGATTGGCGTTACGAAGCCGGAGATTGGAGGGTTTACTACGTCAGCGTGAGTGATCCCAAGGCTACAGCATTAGAGGTTACCTTCAGATGGCAGAAACCCAAGAGTAACCTCTACGTGATGGTCCTAGGGCCGGATGGACAGTTCGCCGGCTACAACTTCGGGCAGGGAGTGGGGCAGCACTGGTGGATAGGCGGCGGTGTCTTCGTGTGGGAGAACGTGGGCAGCGTCAACGATAAGGTGGCTAAGAACTTCGCCGCCGTGGATTACGTAATGTGGGGTGGAGAGTACGCTAACAAGATAGAGCTCAATGGGCCCGGGGTGTACACAATCTACGTGCACAACGTGCTCTACGACAACTACCCGAGCACCTTCGAGCCGATAGTCGGGCAGGTCAGGCTGATGAAGAGCACCAAGGTGCTGCCCGGACAGATGCTAGCTATGGTAGGTAAGCCCGCTAGCTTCTACACGTCCTTGGTCCTCACACCGTACAAGACGGCCCCGCCCATGCCTGGATGGAGCAGCTACGAGATTTACGCATACGCTGAATTTCCAATAGAGGTCACTCCGGATACCGTAACCTCCACGAGCTCCGTGAGCGTGGTGAACACTTACCCACCGATGATGATCTATTCCTCTGGTTGGGCGATATCCCCGAGTTTAGCGGCCGTGTTGTTCGAATGCTCGTTACCTCAGCTCCAGGTGAACTATAGGTACTACAACGAGTTCAACATAGACGTTTACGGTTACTACTGGCCGTTCTACGATTGGACTAAGGTCGTGGCTTACTATAAGATCTCACCGGGAGAGTAG
- a CDS encoding winged helix-turn-helix transcriptional regulator, translated as MRSSLALLLLLILPLAGVSSTPITEAFVVIFPDGWAEVTLLVSGIETARYELKLQGEPHNLIVSSNGLLLNHTLRGSSLYVDTLGLAEVEVNYQTPSLTSKRGIIWNASISLPSQVTHVLVPSDATIIGISTVPEEIGSEGDWIKLKFQTGSLWISYKFETSVLQPRPTLTSTSEVSASSTELGEMRSLNQSTTTQESPVNTQYIIYLIPIILMIPALLLLSRRASPKSFPKGDQIEESILRELRERGGEITQADLTKALNLPRATVWRRLRRLEREGLVSLERRGNVTVVRLRR; from the coding sequence ATGAGGTCATCGCTCGCACTACTGCTCCTCCTCATCCTCCCGTTAGCGGGAGTGAGCTCAACTCCCATCACGGAGGCATTCGTGGTGATATTCCCCGACGGCTGGGCCGAGGTGACCTTACTCGTCTCGGGGATCGAGACGGCGCGGTACGAACTCAAGCTACAGGGGGAGCCTCATAACCTGATCGTGAGCAGTAACGGGCTCCTCCTCAACCACACGCTGAGGGGTAGCTCGCTCTACGTAGATACCTTGGGCTTAGCGGAGGTGGAGGTGAACTACCAGACCCCTTCCCTGACATCGAAGCGGGGCATCATCTGGAACGCGTCGATATCGCTCCCCTCCCAAGTGACCCACGTCCTCGTACCATCCGATGCGACTATAATAGGGATTTCAACGGTTCCCGAGGAGATAGGATCGGAGGGAGACTGGATAAAGCTCAAATTCCAAACGGGAAGCCTGTGGATCTCCTATAAGTTCGAGACATCCGTCCTTCAGCCTAGACCGACGTTGACCTCAACGAGTGAGGTCAGCGCGTCTTCAACCGAACTGGGGGAGATGAGGAGCCTCAATCAGAGCACTACAACCCAGGAGAGCCCTGTGAACACACAGTACATCATCTACCTGATCCCCATCATCCTCATGATCCCAGCGCTACTTCTACTCAGTAGGAGAGCTAGTCCCAAGAGCTTTCCGAAGGGGGATCAGATAGAGGAGTCGATATTGAGGGAGTTGAGGGAGAGGGGAGGTGAGATAACTCAAGCTGATCTCACTAAAGCTCTGAACCTGCCTAGGGCGACCGTATGGAGGAGGTTGAGGAGGCTCGAGAGGGAGGGGCTCGTCTCGCTGGAGAGGAGGGGCAACGTGACCGTGGTGAGGCTCAGGAGATGA
- a CDS encoding radical SAM protein: protein MRGLREARLWREEDDKVRCLVCERGCLLDEGRKGSCGNYANVGGKLYHTGYGKLSYLESRPIEIKPLFHYWPGSTALTYSNYGCNFYCPWCQNHEISFSWPPERAREFSPSELVALAKVRGDYGISASLNEPATNFDFVLDASELASRDGLYSMVVTNGYFTLEALRELIRAGVDGWSIDIKGCPEMAAKRLLPHVNHEVIFRNAREVLGAGGHVEMVYLVVTGANDTEGCFDWILDKHISYLDPEVPLHINRYFPANRWREPQTGVSLLLELRRRAMEEGLSFVYVGNLFSPELESTYCPSCGKLLMRRQFNRLTFVRLTHDGGSWRCPSCGRGIPVRGKIAARYRS, encoded by the coding sequence ATGAGGGGGCTCAGGGAAGCGAGGCTCTGGAGGGAGGAGGATGATAAGGTCAGGTGCCTGGTCTGCGAGAGGGGTTGCCTCCTCGATGAGGGGAGGAAGGGTTCCTGCGGGAACTACGCTAACGTCGGGGGTAAGCTCTATCACACGGGCTACGGTAAGCTGAGCTACCTGGAGAGCAGGCCAATCGAGATAAAGCCCCTCTTCCACTACTGGCCGGGGAGCACCGCTTTAACCTACTCGAACTACGGGTGCAACTTCTACTGCCCCTGGTGTCAGAACCACGAGATAAGCTTCTCCTGGCCTCCTGAGAGGGCTCGAGAGTTCTCACCCTCCGAGTTAGTGGCCCTAGCTAAGGTGAGAGGGGATTATGGTATATCAGCGAGTCTAAATGAACCAGCTACGAACTTCGACTTCGTGTTAGATGCTTCGGAGCTGGCCTCGAGGGACGGGCTCTACTCTATGGTAGTGACAAACGGTTACTTCACCCTAGAAGCCCTGAGGGAGCTTATTAGGGCTGGTGTCGATGGCTGGAGTATCGACATAAAGGGGTGCCCCGAGATGGCGGCTAAGAGGCTGCTGCCCCACGTGAATCATGAGGTGATATTCAGGAATGCGAGGGAAGTGCTGGGAGCAGGGGGTCACGTCGAGATGGTGTATCTTGTGGTCACCGGGGCTAACGATACTGAGGGCTGCTTCGATTGGATCCTGGATAAGCACATCAGTTACTTGGACCCCGAGGTACCGCTGCACATCAACCGCTACTTTCCCGCGAACAGGTGGAGGGAGCCCCAGACTGGCGTCAGCCTCCTACTCGAGCTCAGGAGGAGGGCCATGGAGGAGGGGCTGAGCTTCGTGTACGTGGGAAACCTCTTCAGCCCTGAGCTCGAGAGCACCTACTGCCCCTCCTGTGGGAAGCTCCTAATGAGGAGGCAGTTCAACAGGCTCACCTTCGTGAGATTAACGCACGATGGAGGCTCCTGGAGATGCCCGAGCTGCGGTAGGGGGATCCCCGTGAGGGGTAAGATAGCGGCGAGGTACCGAAGCTGA
- the menC gene encoding o-succinylbenzoate synthase: MGRKLDLFLVEMKLVSAFEISSGVTERRQGVLVRLEEDGLVGWGEAPADSQPFYSYETSETAFYVLKEFLAKPLIEASDPEDFLRRVQNVRGHQMAKAGAEMALWDLEAKRRGLPLWKLLGGVREEIESGVSVGIQRDLSELLRVVSSFLDDGYRRVKLKIKPGWDLEVLRAVRSEYPDLMLQVDANAAYKLQDWPTLRKLDDYGLVMIEQPLDFDDLLDHSILARMMRTPICLDESIKKPEDAYKAYRLGSCSVINVKPARVGGLSNAKLIHDFCSSVGMPIWIGGMLETGVGRGHLVAAATLPNVRFPNDISASRRYYEEDIVEPPWELTARGTMRAPGSPGIGVEVLEERVRKRSLRHFSLA, translated from the coding sequence GTGGGAAGAAAGCTTGATCTCTTCCTGGTTGAGATGAAGCTCGTCTCAGCGTTCGAGATAAGCTCCGGAGTGACCGAGAGGAGGCAAGGGGTCTTAGTTAGGTTGGAGGAGGACGGTTTAGTCGGCTGGGGGGAGGCTCCAGCGGATTCTCAGCCCTTTTACTCTTACGAAACATCTGAGACAGCTTTTTACGTGCTTAAGGAGTTCCTAGCTAAGCCCTTAATCGAAGCCAGTGATCCTGAGGACTTCCTAAGGAGGGTTCAGAACGTAAGAGGGCATCAGATGGCTAAAGCAGGGGCTGAGATGGCCCTATGGGACTTAGAAGCTAAGAGAAGGGGTTTACCACTTTGGAAGTTGCTGGGAGGTGTTAGGGAGGAGATCGAGAGCGGGGTGAGCGTGGGAATTCAGAGGGACTTGAGCGAGCTCCTCAGGGTGGTGTCTTCCTTCTTGGACGATGGGTACAGGAGGGTGAAGCTCAAGATAAAGCCAGGATGGGATTTGGAGGTCCTGAGAGCTGTTAGGAGTGAGTACCCTGATTTAATGCTTCAAGTAGACGCTAATGCTGCTTACAAGCTCCAGGACTGGCCCACGCTCAGGAAGCTGGATGATTACGGATTGGTCATGATCGAGCAGCCCCTGGACTTTGACGACCTGCTCGATCACTCGATCCTGGCTAGGATGATGAGGACTCCCATATGCTTGGACGAGTCGATAAAGAAGCCCGAGGACGCTTACAAGGCCTACAGACTGGGTAGCTGCTCCGTTATAAACGTGAAGCCAGCTAGAGTGGGGGGGTTGAGCAACGCCAAGCTGATACACGATTTCTGCAGTAGCGTCGGCATGCCGATATGGATAGGGGGCATGCTGGAGACCGGGGTGGGGAGGGGGCACCTGGTGGCCGCCGCCACGCTGCCCAACGTGAGGTTCCCGAACGACATATCCGCTAGCAGGAGGTACTATGAGGAGGACATAGTCGAGCCCCCTTGGGAGCTGACCGCTAGGGGTACGATGAGAGCCCCCGGTTCCCCGGGCATAGGTGTTGAGGTGCTCGAGGAGAGGGTGAGGAAGCGCTCCCTGAGGCACTTCTCACTGGCGTGA